The Maridesulfovibrio sp. genomic sequence GATTTGCTTGAACAACGCGAATTAGCCCGTGTAAATAAGGACTTTGCCACAGCCGACGGCTTGCGTGAGAAACTGCTCGAACTAGGATTTAATGTCGAAGACAGCTCCGAGGGGGCGCGGGTTTTTCGGGTGAAGAGTTAATGGGTGCGTTACGCATTTTTATGAACTGATATCGCTTTCGGCGGATTAGCCATTTTTGAAAAAAGGGCTAAGAACCCCAAAAACTTTTATTTACGCTTGGCGTAGTGATGATAATTTAACTCCCCCTGTCGTCTGTTGCGGCAGGGGGAGTTTTTTAGGCTATAGCTTATGAGTAACTGGAGAGCGTTCACAAATTATTTTAAGTTTGTGTTTTAGCATCAAAGCTCGTTTTTGTGTTTGTATAAAGCTACTTTCTTTAGGTCTTCCTGTGAAAGCAATAATTCCAATTTTGCTTTTTGAGCTGTGTGATTTTTTGTAGTAATTGGCAGCGACAAGGACTTGCTTGTGTGCTTTACGTACATCCGAACCTTTCAATTCCACATACAAAGCTTGCTTTTCTGTCGTGACAACATAATCGCAGGCAGTTTGGTTCTCCATTTTACAGCCATCAAATTCGATTACTGTGAATTTTGTTTGAGCTTTGTTTTCAAGTCTGACTGATGCTTTTGATCCGGTTTTCCTGTCTTCAAGAATATGACTTTTTTTCTTGAGTAGTTTCTCGCAATCCTTAGGCATTCGCAGCCTCTTCTTCAAACTCAATATCCAGAATTTTATTGAATTCACTTCCAATTACATCGGAAACGTCATCGATGCTATCAGCATCAATCAGCCCTGTCTCTTCATCCATAATAGAACGGATTGTTCCGTCAGCTTCAACCATATACGCAGCTACATCTTCAGAATTCAGCCATTCGCTCTCGGGAATGATTTCTTTGACTTTGGCAGCTTTTTCTTCACTTTGTTTTCCTACTGTTCCTGCGTAGATGAGGTTGTTTACTGCTGTCAGGATGTAGGGGCTGTGGGTTGTAAGAGTTATGTTTGTATTTGTTTGGTTGTGTATTTCGGATATGTAACGGGTTAAAAGATATTGAGCTTCGGGAAATATGTGGGCTTCTGGCTCTTCAATGAAGGTGTAAGGGGTTTTGTTGCTTTTCAACAACTCTAAAGCAATTATTACAGGAATTGTTGACTGTTGACCTGATGATGTATTAGCAAGCTTGGTCTTGCGCCCGTTTTCATTTACAAGGTACTGAGTGTTACTCCTCTCAATGCTGCCTTTAATGATTGTTTCAAGATCCTTACATTTAAAATTAGTTTCTTCTGTACATTTTTTTATTTGGTTGAAATATAGTCGCCCGAATCGATTCAAAAAATAGTCAATGGCATTACTGGGCATCCAAAAAAGGTTTTGTTCAACGATATTAACAAGTGATCTTGATGCAGGGATGAAAATTCCAAAAGCGTTTTTAATATCAGTTGAAGATTCAATTAACAGATGGATGTATGCTTCAATATGTTCCTCAGGTGCATTATGTATTGCTTTGATTGCCTGTTTGAGCTCGGGTATAAAGCTTTGGGATGCGTCAATGTAATTTTCACTTGTAGTGATTCCATTTCTATCACATGTGATGTGAATTAACTTACCGAAATCTAATTTTATTTTAAAATCATTATCAAGTGAACTCTGCTCAAAAATAGACGTAAATATTGAATTTAATTTTTGATTTACAGTTTCTCTTGCTAATTCGTTAACAGAGGATAAATTGTAAAAGGATGTTGCTTCAAAAAGAAAATACAGCACCTTCGCAATCAAGCTTTTCCCAGCAGCCTGTGGGCCGATCAGTATGTTGAACTTTTTGAAATCCAGTTCGGCGTGTTTGATATTGTAAAAATTCTCGATCAGTAATTTCATATTTTCCTCGCAAAGTTATACCCGTGAAGTTCTTCATTCTCAGGGATTTGTCAATGTCAGCTGAGAAATTTTCACTAAACTGGTATCTTATGCCTTCCTACTTCTTCGTCATCCGGTAAACCCCATCCCAGATTTCGCCTTCGGGGACAGGTGGATTGAGCTTGTGCTCTTCGGCGCGTTTGATGAAAACGTCGCAGGGGGTGTGCTTGGTATCGTCATAGCGCTCGTATTTGTTGGCTTCAGTGTAAATTTCAATGGCCTTGTCCCAGTTCTGGGCAACGTATTCTTCGCGGGCCTTGGCGAAGAGATCAAAGAGGATTTCCTCGTTTTCAGTAAGGTCGCCTTTCATGGCTACCAGTTCGTAGATGCGTACCGGTTCGTCCTTGCCGACTACCTGAATGTTATCGATAAGTCTTGCTTCCACTAAATCAATAATCTTGTGGGGTTCACCGTCTACCTCCACTTCCTGATCAAGTGTGAAGTGCGATACAGCGGTGAAGATTCCGAATTGCT encodes the following:
- a CDS encoding AAA family ATPase, whose translation is MKLLIENFYNIKHAELDFKKFNILIGPQAAGKSLIAKVLYFLFEATSFYNLSSVNELARETVNQKLNSIFTSIFEQSSLDNDFKIKLDFGKLIHITCDRNGITTSENYIDASQSFIPELKQAIKAIHNAPEEHIEAYIHLLIESSTDIKNAFGIFIPASRSLVNIVEQNLFWMPSNAIDYFLNRFGRLYFNQIKKCTEETNFKCKDLETIIKGSIERSNTQYLVNENGRKTKLANTSSGQQSTIPVIIALELLKSNKTPYTFIEEPEAHIFPEAQYLLTRYISEIHNQTNTNITLTTHSPYILTAVNNLIYAGTVGKQSEEKAAKVKEIIPESEWLNSEDVAAYMVEADGTIRSIMDEETGLIDADSIDDVSDVIGSEFNKILDIEFEEEAANA